One genomic window of Anoplolepis gracilipes chromosome 5, ASM4749672v1, whole genome shotgun sequence includes the following:
- the LOC140665905 gene encoding aminopeptidase N-like isoform X4 encodes MAFLRLSFYSGLIFITIITFSINENTGNSSITFNDYFGDIRPVRYDVKLIPYFNEDKEHEIYKYQDYKLHIEAYKKKGNIVFYGELSAIIDISRPITEIYLNSTALMILLSGALTNDSSMYTADLQNKTVHTNVKYLRAQNIKHKNEKQICILYFNETLSGRYRLITKFVTAINNTENIITSLKTIVARGESFEMPDVIHFQAIGARRLFPCWDKPTIQATFNIAIKHHHKYKVFSNMLPQKKETCKHEMHETETYMKWTCFNTTPPMSTYIVTVVISSADFFKFEIIGSRIITWRRPESDHIEFAETIATEAIIIFESEWKKLKVPKVQFIVIHSLLYDNEMWGLLLNSETDIIYDRNLDSVAHKIKVARLIGRKVAHQWFADVNPFWSFELWLIDGLTTMYGLYAINTIMDYENSEMLDLFVVQVYYESLRLETDNQSFIKEANFSENNAFSSFYGYVKAPLILRMLQNVITDNMFHRKVHEHLNIEFKSKNLLQNLWLTMQDILSKLYPQKKLMLPSTIVNDWMKSINYPVLKITRDISNKANVYNITIENYEVFKKYAFWIPVTYTSQYNPNFSKLRIPLYDKRLILLSSSQPNCQVSVKDNGWVILNLRQTGYYRVNYDPENWQKIAEYLNSIEYTKIHVLNRAKIIDDAFYFMINGQLNSFLFWNLTSYLGQETNYIAWYPMIKAFEHMSSIFPFPDKEVQNIKEKIKNILTNLLEKIKYEEEPKESDLTKCLRQEAIKWLCILDDPNCLIKAYDKLILHIVYMSDKNKVLPWWQEWLYCKGLMSAESHIWRMVKDNSREKYINNDRLLEFLACASNEIIEEYLESIMFKHNETYNEIQIKRNMISFFFIIAKHVKHNNVFLKILNDFDKLTPRGVNGLAIIIAIINHMYSEEQLIAILNLRNIMGNIIEIEAYKTNFMRIYKKNGTFPEMANIEASFYKYKNIMEEWMSGVHKKLQRRLSEIGEIKKYFKIYSFFP; translated from the exons ATGGCATTTCTAAGACTGTCATTTTATAGCGGTCTTATATTTATCactataataactttttcaattaatgaaaatacggGAAACTCATCGATTACATTTAATGATTACTTTGGCGATATAAGGCCAGTGCGTTACGACGTCAAGTTAATACCATATTTCAATGAAGACAAggaacatgaaatatataaatatcaagattacaaattacatatagaagcgtataaaaaaaaaggcaacATTGTTTTTTACGGCGAATTAAGTGCCATTATCGATATTTCTCGTCcaattacagaaatatatttaaattcaacggCATTAATGATTCTTTTATCTGGAGCGTTGACAAATGATTCATCCATGTATACTGCAGACTTACAAAATAAGACTGTACATaccaatgttaaatatttacgtGCCCAAAATATTAagcataaaaatgaaaagcaaatttgcattttatatttcaatgaaacTTTAAGTGGACGTTAcagattaattacaaaatttgtcACTGCAATTAATAACACGGAAAACATTATTACTTCTTTGAAGACTATAGTTGCAAGGGGAGAATCATTCGAAAT GCCGGACGTAATACATTTTCAGGCGATTGGAGCCCGACGATTGTTTCCATGCTGGGACAAGCCGACAATCCAGGCCACTTTCAACATTGCCATAAAGCATCATCATAAATAcaaagttttttcaaatatgctgccacaaaaaaaggaaacatgcAAACATGAAATGCATGAAACCGAAACATATATGAAGTGGACATGCTTTAATACTACTCCTCCAATGTCCACTTATATCGTGACGGTTGTAATCTCGTCAGcagatttctttaaatttgagaTTATAGGATCTAGAATCATTACATGGCGTAGACCCGAATCAGATCATATTGAATTTGCTGAAACGATAGCAACCgaagcaataataatatttgaaagtgaatggaaaaaattgaaagtaccAAAAGTACAATTTATAGTAATCCATAGTTTGCTATATGACAATGAGATGTGGGGCCTTCTGTTAAATag tgAAACAGATATTATTTACGATAGAAATCTGGATTCTGTTgcgcataaaataaaagtagcgCGGTTGATAGGGCGCAAAGTGGCACATCAATGGTTTGCTGATGTAAATCCATTTTGGTCATTTGAGTTATGGTTAATCGATGGTCTTACTACTATGTATGGACTTTATGCTATCAATACTATcatg GATTACGAAAATTCCGAAATGTTGGATTTATTTGTAGTTCAGGTTTATTATGAATCACTTCGTTTGGAGACTGACAATCAGTCTTTTATAAAGGAAGCCAATTTTTCcgaaaataatgcattttcttctttttacggTTACGTTAAAG CACCTTTAATATTACGTATGCTGCAGAATGTAATTACCGATAACATGTTTCATCGGAAGGTTCATgaacatttaaatat TGAGTTTAAGTCGAAGAATCTTCTCCAAAATTTATGGCTCACTATGCAAGatattttaagcaaattatATCCTCAGAAAAAACTAATGCTTCCTTCAACAATAGTAAATGATTGGatgaaatctataaattatcctGTGTTGAAAATAACGcgagatatttcaaataaagcaaatgtatataatataacaatagaaaattatgaagtatttaaaaaatacgctTTCTGGATACCTGTAACTTATACCTCCCAGTATAATCCAAATTTTAGCAAGCTTAGAATTCCGCTTTACGACAAAAGATTAATACTTTTGTCGTCGTCCCAGCCAAATTGCCAAGTTTCTGTGAAAGATAATGGTTgggtaatattaaatttacgacAAACTG GATACTATCGCGTTAATTACGATCCTGAAAACTGGCAAAAAATTGCAGAATATTTGAACTCTatagaatatacaaaaatacatgttCTTAATCGTGCTAAAATCATCGacgatgcattttattttatgataaatggcCAACTCAATTCTTTCCTATTCTGGAACTTGACGAGCTATCTTGGACAAGAGACAAATTATATAGCATGGTATCCTATGATAAAAGCTTTTGAACACATGTCGAGCATATTTCCATTTCCAGATAAAGAAGTTCAAAATATCAAg gagaaaataaaaaatatattgaccaATCtacttgagaaaataaaatacgaagaAGAGCCTAAGGAAAGTGATCTTACTAAATGTTTAAGGCAAGAAGCTATTAAATGGTTGTGTATTCTCGATGACCCAAATTGCCTCATAAAAGCTTATGACAAATTGATTttgcatattgtatatatgtcggataaaaataa AGTTTTACCGTGGTGGCAAGAGTGGTTATACTGTAAAGGTTTGATGTCAGCAGAGAGTCATATTTGGCGTATGGTGAAGGACAATTCaagggaaaaatatattaataatgatagacttttagaatttttagctTGTGCTTCAAATGAAAttatagaagaatatttagaatCAATAATGTTCAAACATAACGaaacatataatgaaatacaaatcaagagaaatatgattagttttttttttattattgcaaaacatGTAAAGCACAATAAtgtgtttttgaaaatattaaacgattttgataaattaacgCCAAG agGTGTCAATGGACTTGCCATTATTATTGccattattaatcatatgtaTTCTGAAGAACAATTAATTGcg ATCTTGAACTTGAGAAATATTATGGGAAATATCATTGAGATTGAAGCGtacaaaactaattttatgcgtatatacaagaaaaatggAACTTTCCCTGAAATG GCAAATATTGAAGCTAGTTTttacaagtataaaaatattatggaaGAATGGATGTCGGGTGTTCACAAAAAACTACAAAGACGTTTATCTGAAATCggagaaataaagaaatattttaagatatattctttctttccttaa